In the genome of Bacteroidia bacterium, the window TTTGATTCGTGATTATCGTGATGTCATTGTATCGAGTCGTGAAGCACTTACCAATAGAAGTGCCGCGTATTTTGCGTACGAATGGAGAGATGTAAACGAACGTATTGAAAAAGAAAAAGCAAAACATTCTTCTGCCTTTTACACGCTCAAGTACGAAGATTTAATTACAGATCCCGAATTTTTCTTGAAAGAAGTTTGCGCTTTTTTAATGCTGTCGTATTCTCCTAAAATACTTGATTTTTACAATCGCCCAGAAAACTATTTTTACAATAAAGCGCACGACAATACGCGCCAGCCGATTAATAAAAAAAGCATGGATAAATGGAAATCAAAGCTGAGCGAAAAAGAAATTTTAATAGCTGATTTTATTGCTGGAACTTTCGCAAAAAAATATAACTATGAATCGGAGGACATTCGAAAAAATATTTTTTTGAACGTTCTTTTTTGGACTGCAATGTTGCGTCAAAAAATGGAGGTTTTTATTTTCAGATGGTATCAAAAAATGCCAATTAGATTCAAAAATACGAAAGCGATTCTCGCTAAAAAATTTCATGTTTTTTCGCATCACAGTCGAGCGGAAGATCGCTTTTTGAAAGGAAAATAAAATATAGAAGGTGCTTCTCTATTTCCTAAATTTATTTTTCAAAACAAAAATAAATACTATTTTGCTCTTCGAAAAATTATTTTTTCAATCTTATTTTTCTTAGTTTCTTTTTTCTTGAAAAAATAATTTCATTTCTATTTTTTCTTTCTTTTATCTTGAAACAAATGAAAGAAACAAAGAATAATTCAAGGCTGTGATTTCTCATTTCATTTTCGCTTCCTGAAGCCTATTCGTCGGGTGATTTCCTCGCATTCGCTCGGAGCTTCCTGAACTCATCACGTCTTCATTTTGCTAAAATTTTATTCGAAATCAGATACCGTTTTATGGCGTTCAAAAAAATAATTTTTCAAATCAAAATTACTTCAACAAATTTCCGAGGGCGTTGTCGTACATGTCTTTTGCTTCTTTAATGTTGCCATAAGATTCGTCATCAATCAGCATTTCGGTATCATATACTTCTCCAATAAAATTAAATTCCACGTCTTCGTTCATCAACAAATTAATGAAATTGTCTTCGTCTTCTTTTTTCACGGAAACGACTACACGACTTTGCGCTTCGCCAAACAGAAAAGCATCTTTCCGAAATTCGTTATCGCTGCTCACATCAAAACCTAAACCACGTGGCATCGCTGATTCCGCCAACGTAATAAACAAACCCCCGTCGGAAACATCGTGTGCCGATTGTATCAAACCCGCATTTATCATTGCTTTGATAGCTTGTTGTACTTTGTATTCTTCGTCCAAATTAAAATGAGGCGCGGGAGAATTTTTTATTTTATGAAAAGAATAAAGGTATTCCGAAGAAGAAATATCGTTTTGTGATGCGCCAATTAAATAAATTAAATCGCCTTCGTTTTTAAAATCAAGTGTCATTTGCGAAGATTTATTTTTCAGAATTCCCAACATACCAATTGTAGGCGTTGGAAACACTGGACCTTCAAACGAAGACTGATTGTAAAAACTCACATTTCCGCCAGTTACTGGCGTTTGAAATTTCAAACAAGCAGTGCTCATTCCTTTGATGGCACTTACAAATTGCCAATATACTTCGGGATTATACGGGTTTCCGAAATTCAAACAATTGGTAATAGCAGAAGGTTCACCTCCGCTACAAACTATATTTCGTGCAGCTTCTGAAACGGCAATGGCACAGCCCGTTTCCGGATCGGCATTTACGTAACGTGCGTTGCAATCTACCGTTAATGCAATAGCTTTTTCAGTTTCTTTGATGTTTACAATAGCAGCGTCAGAAGGTTTGTTGGTGCTCATATTCACAGTTCCCACCATCGAATCATATTGATTATAAACCCATTTTTTAGATGCAATATTTGGATGCGACATCAAAAATTTCGCAACACTTTTTAAATCACTTGGCAATTGAACGGAATCCATTTTAAATTTTTTCGACTCCGCAAAAGATGCAGGCTCTTTGTATTCGCGCTCATAAACGGGCGCTCCGCCGCCCAACACCAAATCATCTGCCGGAACATCCGCCACTAATTCATCGCCCATAAAATAATGCAAACGCTGTGTGTCCGTTACTTCGCCGATGATGGCGCAATTCAAATCCCATTTCTCGAAAACAGCTTCTACTTCTTTTTCCATTCCTTTTTTCACGATGATCAACATCCGCTCTTGACTTTCGGAAAGCAGGATTTCAAAGGCTTGCATATTGGCTTGACGTGTCGGAACTTTGTCTAACCAAATGTTCATTCCGTGTTTTCCTTTCGCGCTCATTTCAGAAGTAGAACAAGTAATTCCTGCTGCGCCCATATCTTGCATGCCAATAACAGCGCCTGTTTTAATCACTTCTAAACTTGCTTCCAACAATAATTTTTCTTGAAAAGGATCGCCTACTTGAACAGCAGGTAAATCTTTTGCGGAATCTTCGGTAATATCTGCGGAAGCAAAAGTAGCTCCGTGAATACCGTCTTTTCCGGTGGCTGAACCAACAATGTAAACTGGATTTCCAGCTCCGTATGAAGTAGCCGAAACCATTTCGCCAGCTTTGATAATTCCTGCGCTCATGGCGTTTACCAACGGATTGGTGTTATAACATTCGTCAAAAAATACTTCTCCGCCAACAGTTGGTATCCCGAAAGCATTGCCATAATCGCCAATACCCTTTACCACACCCTTCACCAACCATTTTGTTTTTTCTAATTTCAAATCACCGAAACGCAAAGAATTTAATTGCGCAATCGGTCGCGCGCCCATCGTAAAAATATCGCGATTAATTCCGCCAACTCCCGTTGCTGCACCTTGATAAGGCTCCAATGCAGAAGGATGATTGTGCGATTCTATTTTAAAAGCGCAACCCAAACCATCGCCAATATCTACCAAACCAGCGTTTTCTTCACCAGCTTTTGCCAACATGTGCGGACCATCTTTCGGAAGTTTTTTTAACCACGTAATGGAATTTTTATACGAACAATGTTCGCTCCACATCACCGAGAAAATACTCAACTCCGTGAAGTTTGGCGTGCGTCCGAGTATGGATTTTATCTTTTCAAATTCTTCGGGTAAAAGCCCGAGTTTTTTTGCTGTATCTATGTTGGTAAGTTGTTCTGTTGCCGTTGCTGCCATAAATTTATTTTCTAAGGAAGCGTAAAGGTAAGAAACTGTTTAACGTCCTTCAAAAATTATTTTTTTGAAGTGATAAAAGAATAGACATAATAAAACGGCATAGGATTCCTTACTTTTTATTTTGTTTGACTTAAAATAACGTATTGGAGAAGTACTTTTTGAGAAATGAGATTCTTGTATTCCTTGTGAGATAAATGAAATTACTCTATCCCAATGTGGATAAGCGCGTCGCCTTGATTGATAACTGGCATATTATTGATACCAACGATGTAGCCATCGGCAGGAGCCAACATTTTTTGAGTAATTTCTCCGTAAGGATCACCAATCATACCAATGGTTTCACCTTTACGAACATGCGCGCCGTTTATTTTTGATGTGTGAAACAAACCAGAAATTTTGGCACGCACCCAAATGGATTTACTGATAACAACAACTGGATTTGGAGGCACTCCAGAAGCAATCATTTTATAATGACGCAACACGCGCAAACAACCATTCAAGCCTTCGTTGATAGAGGTATAATCGAAACGCGAAGATTCGCCACCTTCAAAAACCAATACTGTTTTTCGCTTGCGCGATGCTTCTTTACGAAGCGAATTATCGCGGTATGTTGAATTGACTATAAGCGGCGGAGAAAAAATCTTCGCCAAGTCCATGTTCGCTTTTTTGCTTTGAACACAGCGTATTTGCGGATGATTATTCAGCTTCAAACCTCCCGTATGGAAATCAATTCCGAAATCAATTTGCGGAATAATCTCATTCATTAAATCATAGGCAATCCGACTTCCAAGCGAGCCGTTTTTAGTTCCGGGGAAACAACGATTCAAATCGCGGCCATCGGGTAAATCTCTTTTTCCGTTGATAAACGAAACAATGTTAATCACCGGAATCACAATCACAGAGCCACACAGCGGATTTTGAATATCTTCTCTGCCCAACAATCTGCGAATAATTTCGATGCCATTAATTTCGTCTCCGTGCATTCCGGCTAAAAATAAAATCACAGGACCAGGTTTCAAGGAACGAAACACATACACCGGAATATCAATAATAGTACGGGTTGGGAGGCGGTATACATTTAAATTGACTTGCGCAGAATTTCCGGGGAGAACGCTGGTGCCATTTATAATAATATTTTTTTGCATCTTTTTCAACCTTCGAAATTAGCTTTCGCTGTGAAATTCATTTCGCTCAATGTATTCAATTATTTTTCCAGCAATGTCCACACCCGTAGCACCTTCAATACCTTCCAAGCCAGGCGAAGAATTTACTTCCATCACCAAAGGTCCGCGTGCCGATTGCAACATATCCACGCCCGCAATGGCAAGACCTAATTTTTTAACGGATTTAATCGCCGTTGCTTTTTCTTCCGCGGTCAAATCAATTAATTGGGCTGTACCGCCGCGGTGCAAGTTGGAACGAAAATCGCCCGCCACACCTTGTCTTTTCATTGCTCCCACAATTTGTCCAT includes:
- a CDS encoding sulfotransferase produces the protein MDFQKVEQVPFFFILGKSRSGTTLLQTILDAHPNAMVPVESIFLVYLKKKYFRIKNWNENRVNQFINDLYKERKFRYFWNEDREKLRADLQAIPKNKISFALLCKYIYLNYSSVFTKENIQLIGDKNPVYPFFISDILEVFPDAKFIHLIRDYRDVIVSSREALTNRSAAYFAYEWRDVNERIEKEKAKHSSAFYTLKYEDLITDPEFFLKEVCAFLMLSYSPKILDFYNRPENYFYNKAHDNTRQPINKKSMDKWKSKLSEKEILIADFIAGTFAKKYNYESEDIRKNIFLNVLFWTAMLRQKMEVFIFRWYQKMPIRFKNTKAILAKKFHVFSHHSRAEDRFLKGK
- the purL gene encoding phosphoribosylformylglycinamidine synthase subunit PurL → MAATATEQLTNIDTAKKLGLLPEEFEKIKSILGRTPNFTELSIFSVMWSEHCSYKNSITWLKKLPKDGPHMLAKAGEENAGLVDIGDGLGCAFKIESHNHPSALEPYQGAATGVGGINRDIFTMGARPIAQLNSLRFGDLKLEKTKWLVKGVVKGIGDYGNAFGIPTVGGEVFFDECYNTNPLVNAMSAGIIKAGEMVSATSYGAGNPVYIVGSATGKDGIHGATFASADITEDSAKDLPAVQVGDPFQEKLLLEASLEVIKTGAVIGMQDMGAAGITCSTSEMSAKGKHGMNIWLDKVPTRQANMQAFEILLSESQERMLIIVKKGMEKEVEAVFEKWDLNCAIIGEVTDTQRLHYFMGDELVADVPADDLVLGGGAPVYEREYKEPASFAESKKFKMDSVQLPSDLKSVAKFLMSHPNIASKKWVYNQYDSMVGTVNMSTNKPSDAAIVNIKETEKAIALTVDCNARYVNADPETGCAIAVSEAARNIVCSGGEPSAITNCLNFGNPYNPEVYWQFVSAIKGMSTACLKFQTPVTGGNVSFYNQSSFEGPVFPTPTIGMLGILKNKSSQMTLDFKNEGDLIYLIGASQNDISSSEYLYSFHKIKNSPAPHFNLDEEYKVQQAIKAMINAGLIQSAHDVSDGGLFITLAESAMPRGLGFDVSSDNEFRKDAFLFGEAQSRVVVSVKKEDEDNFINLLMNEDVEFNFIGEVYDTEMLIDDESYGNIKEAKDMYDNALGNLLK
- a CDS encoding succinylglutamate desuccinylase/aspartoacylase family protein; this encodes MQKNIIINGTSVLPGNSAQVNLNVYRLPTRTIIDIPVYVFRSLKPGPVILFLAGMHGDEINGIEIIRRLLGREDIQNPLCGSVIVIPVINIVSFINGKRDLPDGRDLNRCFPGTKNGSLGSRIAYDLMNEIIPQIDFGIDFHTGGLKLNNHPQIRCVQSKKANMDLAKIFSPPLIVNSTYRDNSLRKEASRKRKTVLVFEGGESSRFDYTSINEGLNGCLRVLRHYKMIASGVPPNPVVVISKSIWVRAKISGLFHTSKINGAHVRKGETIGMIGDPYGEITQKMLAPADGYIVGINNMPVINQGDALIHIGIE